In Hippoglossus stenolepis isolate QCI-W04-F060 chromosome 5, HSTE1.2, whole genome shotgun sequence, one genomic interval encodes:
- the LOC118109629 gene encoding delta(1)-pyrroline-2-carboxylate/Delta(1)-piperideine-2-carboxylate reductase-like isoform X1 gives MHRANAASSVFTSGLCHTAKVRQRDRVELHERHGDTIPEGWGCDAQGKLTTDPKRVLDGGGLVPIGGSEATGQKPTVGIQLREIEILGPLLQSEFNVARIYFCFPASLNQTSAVLITCTTKLVINCLSLP, from the exons atgCACCGAGCTAACGCTGCTAGCTCTGTCTTTACTTCCGGTCTGTGTCACACTGCGAAGGTCCGACAGAGAGACAGG GTGGAGCTGCATGAGCGTCATGGAGACACCATTCCAGAGGGCTGGGGCTGTGACGCTCAGGGAAAGCTGACAACAGATCCCAAGAGAGTCCTAGACGGAGGAGGACTGGTGCCCATCGGCGGCAGTGAAGCCACAGGTCAGAAACCAACTGTTGGCATTCAACTCAGGGAGATAGAAATCCTGGGGCCTTTACTGCAAAGCGAGTTTAACGTAGCAAggatatatttttgttttccgGCCTCACTCAACCAAACATCAGCCGTCCTGATAACCTGCACTACGAAGCTGGTTATCAACTGTCTCAGTTTACCCTGA
- the LOC118109629 gene encoding delta(1)-pyrroline-2-carboxylate/Delta(1)-piperideine-2-carboxylate reductase-like isoform X3, with protein sequence MHRANAASSVFTSGLCHTAKVRQRDRVELHERHGDTIPEGWGCDAQGKLTTDPKRVLDGGGLVPIGGSEATDLAGM encoded by the exons atgCACCGAGCTAACGCTGCTAGCTCTGTCTTTACTTCCGGTCTGTGTCACACTGCGAAGGTCCGACAGAGAGACAGG GTGGAGCTGCATGAGCGTCATGGAGACACCATTCCAGAGGGCTGGGGCTGTGACGCTCAGGGAAAGCTGACAACAGATCCCAAGAGAGTCCTAGACGGAGGAGGACTGGTGCCCATCGGCGGCAGTGAAGCCACAG
- the LOC118109618 gene encoding gastrula zinc finger protein XlCGF57.1: MSSVQCLREFISERLTAAAEEIFTVFEKTIVQYEEEVARQRRLLDVVLKPEIKLHRIELPQQHACKEEEVLTDQQLCNQERNSSLDQENPEPRQMKGEQEEMCISQEGEQLVLKQETDTLMLTLDYEESDPREPEPDGEHQLLSHNSTVAESQDQNRRKHVDSGSTRNEEPNPQKSLHENRSHSKYVYISEINADHQMKIHLRNRTGEKPYLCKICQKRFIGMVFFKIHMRSHAGEKPYSCKTCGKRFSNCGHLKIHMRIHTGEKPFTCQTCAKRFRNSGHLNVHMRIHSDEKPYSCQTCQKSFVDNSQLKSHMTTHTGEKPFSCKTCGKGFGRRGDLNVHMRIHTGEKPFSCQKCGKCFGRSGDLKAHMIIHSGERPYSCQTCGKAFARSNDLKAHMRTHTGERPYSCQACGKGFGQRSHLAVHMRSHTDERPYSCQTCQRSFGERSQLNVHMRTHTDEEPATHDKSLS, translated from the exons ATGTCTTCGGTCCAGTGCTTGAGAGAGTTCATCAGTGAGCGactaactgctgctgctgaagagatATTCACAGTGTTTGAAAAAACCATCGTCCAGTACGAAGAAGAGGTCGCTCGTCAGCGCAGACTGCTGGACGTCGTTTTGAAACCTGAAATAAAGCTACACAGGATCG agctcccacagcagcatgcctgtaaggaggaggaggttctcactgaccagcagctctgtaACCAGGAGAGGAACtccagtctggaccaagagAACCCAGAGCCACGACAAATGAAaggggagcaggaggaaatgtgcatcagtcaggagggagagcagctcgtACTGAAGCAGGAGACTGATACCTTAATGTTGACTCTTGATTATGAGGAAAGTGACCCCAGAGAACCAGAACCAGACGGTGagcaccagctcctctctcacaacTCTACTGTAGCTGAGAGTCAAGAtcagaacagaagaaaacatgtgGATTCAGGATCAACTAGAAATGAAGAACCAAACCCACAGAAGAGTCTTCATGAAAATAGGAGTCACAGTAAATATGTTTACATATCAGAAATTAATGCTGAtcatcaaatgaaaatacatctgAGAAACCGCACAGGTGAGAAACCTTATTTATgcaaaatatgtcagaaaaGATTTATTGGGATGGTCTTCTTCAAAATCCACATGAGGAGTCACgcaggtgagaagccatattcttgcaAAACATGTGGAAAACGTTTTTCAAACTGTGGGCATTTGAAAATCCACATGAGAATTCACACAGGCGAGAAGCCATTTACTTGCCAAACATGTGCAAAACGTTTTAGAAACAGTGGGCATTTGAATGTCCACATGAGAATTCACTCAGatgagaagccatattcttgcCAAACATGTCAGAAAAGTTTTGTAGATAATAGTCAATTGAAAAGCCACATGACAAcgcacacaggtgagaagccattttcttgcaaaacttgtgggaaagGTTTTGGACGTAGGGGTGATTTGAATGTCCACATGAGAattcacacaggtgagaagccatttTCTTGCCAAAAATGTGGGAAATGTTTTGGACGTAGTGGTGATTTGAAAGCCCACATGATAATTCACAGTGGTGAGAGGCCGTATTCTTGCCAAACATGTGGTAAAGCTTTTGCACGTAGTAATGACTTGAAAGCCCACATGAGAACTCACACTGGTGAGAGGCCATATTCTTGCCAAGCATGTGGGAAAGGTTTTGGTCAAAGAAGCCATTTGGCAGTACACATGAGGAGTCACACAGATGAGAGGCCTTATTCTTGCCAAACATGTCAGAGAAGTTTTGGAGAAAGAAGTCAATTGAATGTCCACATGAGAACTCACACAGATGAGGAGCCTGCAACACATGATAAAAGCTTATCTTAA